From Candidatus Nitricoxidivorans perseverans, the proteins below share one genomic window:
- a CDS encoding YhbY family RNA-binding protein encodes MIELTPIQRRALRAAAHPLHPVVSIAQKGLTPAVLGEIDRSLKAHGLIKVRLYDIERADRDALLGEICGSLDCAPVQRIGNILVLWREKPEEEAPKPRRKAAPRTKKQAAAALERRRTRRT; translated from the coding sequence ATGATCGAACTGACTCCCATCCAGCGCCGCGCGCTTCGCGCCGCCGCCCACCCCCTCCACCCCGTCGTCAGCATCGCCCAGAAGGGCCTGACGCCGGCGGTGCTCGGGGAAATCGACCGCTCGCTGAAGGCCCACGGCCTCATCAAGGTGCGACTCTACGACATCGAACGCGCCGACCGCGACGCCCTGCTCGGCGAAATCTGCGGCAGCCTCGACTGCGCCCCCGTGCAGCGCATCGGCAACATCCTGGTTCTTTGGCGGGAGAAGCCGGAAGAGGAAGCCCCCAAGCCGCGCCGCAAGGCCGCGCCGCGCACCAAGAAGCAGGCCGCGGCCGCCCTCGAACGCCGAAGAACTAGACGTACCTGA
- the greA gene encoding transcription elongation factor GreA, whose product MSKFPVTLRGAEMLREELKRLKTVDRPAVVAAIAEARSHGDLSENAEYDAAKERQGFIEGRIAEVEGKLGNAQVIDPAALDADGRVVFGATVEMEDADSGQTVVYQIVGDDEADLKQGKISLNSPVARAMIGKYSGDVVEVQTPGGRREYEILDVRYV is encoded by the coding sequence ATGAGCAAGTTTCCCGTCACCCTGCGCGGCGCGGAGATGCTGCGCGAAGAGCTGAAGCGGCTGAAGACGGTCGACCGGCCGGCGGTCGTCGCCGCCATCGCCGAGGCGCGTTCGCATGGCGACCTCTCCGAGAACGCCGAATACGACGCCGCCAAGGAGCGCCAGGGCTTCATCGAGGGTCGCATCGCCGAAGTCGAGGGCAAGCTCGGCAACGCCCAGGTCATCGACCCCGCGGCGCTGGACGCCGACGGCCGCGTGGTGTTCGGCGCGACCGTGGAGATGGAGGACGCCGACAGCGGCCAGACGGTGGTCTACCAGATCGTCGGCGACGATGAGGCCGACCTCAAGCAGGGCAAGATATCCCTCAACTCCCCCGTGGCCCGCGCGATGATCGGCAAGTATTCCGGCGACGTCGTCGAGGTGCAGACCCCCGGCGGCCGGCGCGAGTACGAGATACTGGACGTCAGGTACGTCTAG
- the carB gene encoding carbamoyl-phosphate synthase large subunit has product MPKRTDIHSILIIGAGPIIIGQACEFDYSGAQACKALREEGYRVILVNSNPATIMTDPEMADVTYIEPITWQVIENIIARERPQCKGGMAILPTMGGQTALNCALDLARHGVLEKFGVEMIGATKEAIDKAEDREKFKQAMTRIGLGSARSAIAHSLEEAQQVQSALGFPAIIRPSFTMGGSGGGIAYNQEEFVEICKRGLEASPTKELLIEESLLGWKEFEMEVVRDRADNCIIICSIENLDPMGVHTGDSITVAPAQTLTDKEFQIMRNASIAVLREIGVDTGGSNVQFAINPADGRMIVIEMNPRVSRSSALASKATGFPIAKIAAKLAVGFTLDELKNDITGGATPASFEPSIDYVVTKVPRFAFEKFPLADSGLTTQMKSVGEVMAIGRSFQESLQKALRGLEVGVDGFNLKTVDPEVIDEQIAKPTPDRLWYVADAFGIGMSVERAHELTRIDPWFLVQIKEIIDLELAVEQRTLESFGADELRQLKRKGFSDRRLAHLLKTDETAVRAWRHALGVRPVYKRVDTCAAEFATNTAYMYSSYEEECESQPTDRKKIMVLGGGPNRIGQGIEFDYCCVHAALAMREDGFETIMVNCNPETVSTDYDTSDRLYFEPLTLEDVLEIVHVEKPAGVIVQFGGQTPLKLARDLEANGVPIIGTTPDMIDAAEDRERFQKLLHDLGLRQPPNRTARASEEAIALAREIGYPLVVRPSYVLGGRAMEIVHEQKDLERYMREAVKVSNDSPVLLDRFLNDATEVDVDALSDGMQVIIGGIMEHIEQAGVHSGDSACSLPPHTLPRKIQDELRRQTGMMARGLDVCGLMNVQFAIQGQGEDAVVYVLEVNPRASRTVPFVSKATGLPLAKVAARCMAGRSLADQGVAREVIPPFYSVKEAVFPFNKFPGVDTILGPEMKSTGEVMGVGRSFGEAFVKSQLAAGSRLPTRGKAFISVKPSDKPKAVEVARQLHELGFTLLATRGTATSIAAAGVPVTAVNKVNEGRPHVVDMIKNNEIAFIVNTVEEKRSAIVDSRSIRTSALAQKVTLFTTAEGGLAACAGMRHAGLETYALQSLHTELEPQ; this is encoded by the coding sequence ATGCCAAAAAGAACTGACATCCATTCCATCCTCATCATCGGCGCCGGCCCGATCATCATCGGGCAGGCCTGCGAGTTCGACTATTCCGGCGCCCAGGCCTGCAAGGCGCTGCGCGAGGAGGGCTACAGGGTCATCCTGGTGAATTCGAACCCGGCGACGATCATGACCGATCCGGAGATGGCGGACGTCACCTACATCGAGCCGATCACCTGGCAGGTCATCGAAAACATCATCGCCCGGGAGCGGCCTCAGTGCAAGGGTGGGATGGCCATCCTGCCGACCATGGGGGGGCAGACCGCGCTGAACTGCGCGCTCGACCTGGCCAGGCACGGCGTCCTCGAAAAGTTCGGCGTCGAGATGATCGGCGCCACCAAGGAAGCCATCGACAAGGCCGAGGACCGCGAGAAGTTCAAGCAGGCCATGACCCGGATCGGGCTCGGCTCGGCCCGCTCGGCCATCGCCCACAGCCTGGAAGAGGCCCAGCAGGTGCAAAGCGCCCTGGGCTTCCCCGCCATCATCCGCCCCTCTTTCACGATGGGCGGCAGTGGCGGCGGCATCGCCTACAACCAGGAGGAATTCGTCGAAATCTGCAAGCGCGGCCTCGAAGCCAGCCCGACCAAGGAGCTGCTGATCGAGGAATCGCTGCTTGGCTGGAAGGAATTCGAGATGGAGGTCGTGCGCGATCGCGCCGACAACTGCATCATCATCTGCTCCATCGAGAACCTCGACCCCATGGGCGTGCATACCGGCGATTCGATCACCGTCGCGCCGGCCCAGACCCTGACGGACAAGGAATTTCAGATCATGCGCAACGCCAGCATCGCGGTGCTGCGCGAGATCGGCGTCGACACCGGCGGCTCGAACGTCCAGTTCGCCATCAACCCCGCCGACGGCCGCATGATCGTCATCGAGATGAATCCGCGCGTGTCGCGCTCCTCGGCGCTGGCCTCGAAGGCCACCGGCTTCCCGATCGCCAAGATCGCGGCCAAGCTCGCCGTCGGCTTCACGCTCGACGAGCTCAAGAACGACATCACCGGCGGCGCGACGCCCGCCTCCTTCGAGCCCTCGATCGACTACGTCGTCACCAAGGTGCCGCGCTTCGCCTTCGAGAAGTTTCCCCTGGCGGACAGCGGGCTCACGACCCAGATGAAGTCCGTGGGCGAGGTGATGGCCATCGGCCGCAGCTTCCAGGAGTCTCTGCAAAAGGCCTTGCGCGGACTCGAGGTCGGCGTCGACGGCTTCAACCTGAAGACGGTGGACCCGGAGGTGATCGACGAGCAGATCGCAAAACCGACGCCGGATCGCCTCTGGTACGTGGCCGACGCCTTCGGCATCGGCATGAGCGTCGAGCGCGCCCATGAGCTGACCCGCATCGACCCGTGGTTCCTCGTCCAGATCAAGGAAATCATCGACCTCGAACTGGCCGTCGAGCAGCGCACCCTGGAGTCCTTCGGCGCCGACGAGCTGCGTCAGTTGAAGCGCAAGGGATTTTCAGACCGCCGCCTCGCGCACCTGCTGAAGACCGACGAGACGGCGGTGCGGGCCTGGCGCCATGCCCTCGGCGTCCGGCCGGTGTACAAGCGCGTCGACACCTGCGCCGCCGAGTTCGCCACGAACACGGCCTACATGTATTCGAGCTACGAGGAAGAGTGCGAGTCGCAGCCGACCGACAGGAAAAAGATCATGGTGCTCGGCGGCGGCCCGAACCGCATCGGCCAGGGCATCGAGTTCGACTATTGCTGTGTCCATGCCGCGCTGGCGATGCGCGAGGACGGCTTTGAAACCATCATGGTCAACTGCAACCCCGAGACCGTGTCGACCGACTACGACACCTCCGACCGGTTGTATTTCGAGCCCCTGACGCTGGAAGACGTGCTGGAAATCGTCCATGTCGAGAAGCCGGCCGGCGTCATCGTCCAGTTCGGCGGCCAGACGCCCCTCAAGCTGGCCCGCGACCTCGAGGCCAACGGCGTGCCGATCATCGGCACGACGCCCGACATGATCGACGCCGCCGAGGACCGCGAGCGGTTCCAGAAGCTGCTTCACGACCTCGGCCTCAGGCAGCCGCCCAACCGCACGGCGCGCGCCTCCGAGGAGGCCATCGCCCTGGCCCGCGAGATCGGCTATCCCCTCGTGGTGCGCCCCTCCTACGTGCTGGGCGGCCGCGCCATGGAGATCGTGCACGAACAGAAGGACCTCGAACGCTACATGCGCGAGGCGGTGAAGGTCTCCAACGATTCGCCGGTGCTGCTCGACCGCTTCCTCAACGACGCCACCGAGGTGGACGTCGACGCGCTCTCCGACGGCATGCAGGTGATCATCGGCGGCATCATGGAGCACATCGAGCAGGCCGGCGTCCATTCCGGCGACTCGGCCTGCTCGCTGCCGCCCCACACCCTGCCGAGGAAGATACAGGACGAACTGCGCCGCCAGACCGGGATGATGGCACGGGGCCTCGACGTCTGCGGCCTGATGAACGTCCAGTTCGCCATCCAGGGCCAGGGCGAGGATGCCGTGGTCTACGTGCTGGAAGTGAATCCGCGCGCCTCGCGCACGGTGCCCTTCGTCTCCAAGGCGACCGGCCTGCCGCTGGCCAAGGTCGCCGCGCGCTGCATGGCCGGGCGCAGCCTCGCCGACCAGGGCGTCGCCAGGGAGGTGATCCCGCCCTTCTATTCGGTGAAGGAGGCCGTATTCCCCTTCAACAAGTTCCCCGGCGTCGACACCATCCTCGGCCCGGAAATGAAGTCCACCGGCGAGGTCATGGGCGTGGGGCGCAGCTTCGGCGAGGCCTTCGTCAAGAGCCAGCTGGCCGCGGGCAGCCGCCTGCCGACGCGGGGCAAGGCCTTCATCAGCGTCAAGCCGTCCGACAAGCCCAAGGCCGTGGAAGTCGCGCGGCAGCTGCATGAGCTGGGCTTCACGCTGCTGGCGACGCGCGGCACCGCTACTTCCATCGCCGCGGCCGGCGTGCCCGTGACGGCGGTGAACAAGGTCAATGAAGGCCGGCCGCACGTGGTGGACATGATCAAGAACAACGAGATCGCCTTCATCGTCAACACCGTCGAGGAAAAGCGCTCGGCCATCGTCGATTCGCGCTCGATCCGCACCTCGGCGCTGGCGCAGAAGGTGACGCTGTTCACCACCGCCGAGGGCGGCCTGGCCGCCTGCGCCGGCATGCGCCACGCCGGCCTCGAAACCTACGCGCTGCAATCGCTGCATACTGAACTTGAACCGCAATGA
- a CDS encoding RlmE family RNA methyltransferase: MHEHVNDPFVQRANKEGWRSRAVFKLIEIDEKDRLLKPGMTVVDLGAAPGSWCQYAAKRIQPGGRLVALDLLEMTSMAGVEFIRGDFREEAVLCRLEETLAGRPVDLVLSDMAPNLSGIADSDQARMMHLAELTIDFARSHLKPGGDLLVKVFQGSGFMELRKAMAEMFEFLSARKPDASRDRSAEVYLLARRKRAGLL, encoded by the coding sequence ATGCACGAGCACGTCAACGACCCTTTCGTCCAGCGGGCGAACAAGGAGGGCTGGCGTTCGCGGGCGGTATTCAAGCTCATCGAGATCGACGAGAAGGACCGGCTGCTCAAGCCCGGCATGACGGTCGTCGACCTCGGCGCGGCGCCGGGCAGCTGGTGCCAGTACGCGGCGAAGCGCATCCAGCCCGGCGGCAGGCTGGTCGCGCTGGACCTGCTGGAGATGACGTCCATGGCCGGCGTCGAGTTCATCCGGGGCGATTTTCGAGAGGAGGCGGTGCTGTGCCGCCTGGAGGAAACGCTGGCCGGCCGGCCGGTGGACCTTGTTTTGTCGGACATGGCCCCCAATCTGTCGGGCATTGCAGACTCGGACCAGGCGCGCATGATGCATCTGGCGGAATTGACCATCGACTTCGCCCGGTCGCACCTGAAGCCGGGCGGCGACCTGCTGGTGAAGGTATTCCAGGGATCGGGTTTCATGGAGCTGCGGAAGGCGATGGCGGAGATGTTCGAGTTCCTGAGTGCGCGTAAGCCCGATGCGTCTCGCGACCGCAGCGCCGAAGTCTATCTGCTGGCGCGCCGCAAGCGGGCCGGTTTGCTCTAG